From Amycolatopsis sp. cg9, one genomic window encodes:
- a CDS encoding DUF6541 family protein: MLSVSAAILVIAVPGLLIGLAAGLRGWALAGLAPLASYAIGGLTGPWTAALGLPFTAVTYAVSTVLFAALAFGARKLAVRRHPPAPEPGLWARRGHLAVVACLLVAAATGLSAALLGMGRLGALPQGFDAVYHGNAVRYIADTGDGGLFGTGHVNWYGDAAPVFYPNAYHLLASVTYRLSGASIPETLDANTVLLPGLLALSLVTLVREFRGRAVLAGTVALTAVAPVMGVYESMDRGPLLPFALGVALTPLGAVALHRYLERPAPDTGLLLVLAGTGLLCVHSSTLFGGILFAGPLLVQRWLTGWRRIGRDLLALLPIAVVSLLVAWLQLSGALGLATGAVPYYGWPSEYRASTALGALLGFQHFEPHPQVWLSVALFLGIVFFARAGALRWIGLTAAVTGLAYIAVASSNAPIVMALSRPWWDDPYRFFSMAAIPLSVLAAHGLASAQAWLRDRLPARVPAAATAAVVLLGFVVLSNGLYVRSNGARVYPGYQAADPAKLRTTPGEIAAMEELGRLARPGEWAMNDRFDGTAWTYALSGIRTVAGHFDETLPPKDALLLADRFHDYESDPAVRAAVRRLNVHWVILGKPSTEPGKPYQPGLIGLAGEPFLKEAFRNSDAVIYRLVG, from the coding sequence GTGCTTTCTGTCAGCGCCGCCATTCTCGTCATCGCCGTCCCGGGACTGCTGATCGGTCTCGCGGCCGGTTTGCGCGGCTGGGCCTTGGCCGGGCTGGCACCCTTGGCGAGCTACGCGATCGGCGGGCTGACCGGACCGTGGACCGCGGCGCTGGGATTGCCGTTCACCGCGGTGACTTACGCCGTTTCCACCGTCCTTTTCGCCGCGCTCGCGTTCGGCGCCCGGAAACTGGCGGTGCGCCGCCACCCGCCGGCGCCCGAGCCCGGCTTGTGGGCGCGCCGCGGGCACCTCGCGGTGGTGGCGTGCCTGCTCGTCGCGGCCGCCACCGGCCTGTCCGCCGCGCTGCTCGGGATGGGCCGGCTGGGCGCGCTGCCGCAGGGTTTCGACGCGGTCTACCACGGCAACGCGGTCCGCTACATCGCCGACACCGGCGACGGCGGCCTGTTCGGCACCGGGCACGTGAACTGGTACGGGGACGCGGCGCCGGTGTTCTACCCGAACGCGTACCACCTGCTGGCCTCGGTGACGTACCGGCTGAGCGGCGCGTCGATCCCGGAGACGCTGGACGCGAACACCGTGCTGCTGCCGGGCTTGCTCGCGTTGTCGCTGGTGACGCTGGTTCGGGAGTTCCGCGGCCGCGCGGTGCTGGCCGGCACGGTGGCGCTGACGGCGGTGGCGCCGGTGATGGGCGTCTACGAGTCGATGGACCGCGGCCCGCTGCTGCCGTTCGCGCTGGGGGTGGCGCTGACGCCGCTGGGCGCGGTGGCGCTGCACCGGTACCTGGAGCGGCCCGCGCCGGACACCGGGCTGCTGCTGGTGCTGGCCGGGACGGGCTTGCTGTGCGTCCACTCGTCGACGTTGTTCGGCGGGATCCTGTTCGCCGGGCCACTGCTGGTGCAGCGCTGGCTCACGGGGTGGCGCCGGATCGGCCGCGACCTGCTCGCGCTGCTGCCGATCGCGGTGGTGTCGCTGCTGGTGGCGTGGCTGCAGCTGTCCGGCGCGCTGGGCCTGGCCACCGGCGCGGTGCCGTACTACGGCTGGCCGAGCGAATACCGCGCGTCGACGGCGCTGGGCGCGTTGCTGGGGTTCCAGCACTTCGAACCGCACCCGCAGGTGTGGCTGTCGGTGGCGTTGTTCCTCGGGATCGTGTTCTTCGCGCGGGCGGGCGCGCTGCGCTGGATCGGCCTGACGGCGGCCGTGACGGGCCTGGCGTACATCGCGGTGGCGTCGTCGAACGCCCCGATCGTGATGGCGCTGTCCCGGCCCTGGTGGGACGACCCGTACCGGTTCTTCTCGATGGCGGCGATCCCGCTGTCGGTCCTGGCCGCGCACGGCCTGGCGTCGGCGCAGGCGTGGCTGCGCGACCGGCTGCCCGCCCGGGTCCCGGCGGCCGCCACCGCGGCGGTGGTGCTGCTGGGGTTCGTGGTGCTGTCCAACGGCCTGTACGTCCGTTCCAACGGCGCCCGCGTGTACCCCGGCTACCAAGCGGCGGACCCGGCGAAGCTGCGCACGACCCCCGGCGAGATCGCCGCGATGGAAGAACTCGGCCGGCTCGCGCGCCCGGGCGAGTGGGCGATGAACGACCGTTTCGACGGAACGGCGTGGACCTATGCGTTGTCGGGTATTCGCACGGTCGCCGGGCATTTCGACGAAACTTTGCCACCCAAGGACGCGCTGTTGCTCGCGGACCGCTTTCACGATTACGAGAGCGATCCCGCGGTGCGTGCCGCCGTGCGGCGGTTGAACGTCCATTGGGTGATTTTGGGCAAACCGTCGACGGAGCCCGGAAAGCCTTATCAGCCGGGGTTGATCGGATTGGCGGGTGAGCCGTTCTTGAAGGAGGCTTTCCGCAACTCGGACGCGGTGATCTACCGGCTGGTGGGGTGA
- a CDS encoding lysophospholipid acyltransferase family protein, which translates to MADFVYPPVIAAARTMFWVLDNRIRVDGAEHIPRRGGAVIACNHVSYLDFIFCGLGARPAKRLTRFMAKKEIFDNKIAGPLMRGMHHISVDRSAGLGSYREALAKLQAGEVVGVFPEATISQSFTVKEIKSGAVRMAAAADVPVVPMALWGTQRLWTKGRPKDLTRRHVPISILIGEPMHPAKGDDWDVVTKELRTRMSALLDRAQAEYPDQPASDEERWWLPAHLGGTAPTPAEAAELDRRPDAG; encoded by the coding sequence ATGGCTGACTTCGTGTACCCGCCCGTGATCGCAGCGGCCCGGACGATGTTCTGGGTACTCGACAACCGCATCCGGGTCGACGGCGCGGAGCACATCCCGCGCCGCGGCGGCGCGGTCATCGCGTGCAACCACGTCAGCTACCTGGACTTCATCTTCTGCGGCCTCGGCGCGCGCCCGGCCAAGCGGCTGACGCGGTTCATGGCGAAGAAGGAGATCTTCGACAACAAGATCGCCGGGCCGCTGATGCGCGGGATGCACCACATCTCCGTCGACCGCTCGGCCGGCCTGGGCTCCTACCGCGAAGCGCTGGCGAAACTGCAGGCCGGTGAGGTCGTCGGCGTCTTCCCGGAGGCGACGATCAGCCAGTCGTTCACCGTCAAGGAGATCAAGTCCGGCGCCGTCCGGATGGCCGCGGCGGCCGACGTCCCGGTCGTGCCGATGGCGCTGTGGGGCACCCAGCGGCTCTGGACGAAGGGCCGGCCCAAGGACCTGACCCGGCGGCACGTGCCGATTTCGATCCTCATCGGCGAGCCGATGCACCCGGCGAAGGGCGACGACTGGGACGTCGTGACGAAGGAGCTGCGCACCCGGATGAGCGCGCTGCTCGACCGCGCCCAGGCCGAGTACCCGGACCAGCCCGCGTCCGACGAGGAACGCTGGTGGCTGCCCGCCCACCTGGGCGGCACGGCGCCGACCCCGGCCGAAGCGGCCGAGCTCGACCGCCGCCCCGACGCCGGCTAG
- a CDS encoding LLM class flavin-dependent oxidoreductase, translated as MRVGIVILPEDRWWAAEPKWRAAEEYGFDHAWTYDHLGWRNLVDGPWFAAVPTLTAAAMVTSRIRLGTFVASPVARHPVPFTRELITLDDVSDGRFVLGVGAGVDHLHYDGAVLDAPELSPKQRVDRFTEFVEALDGLLMTDKFDFDGEYYRAREARNLPGPVQRPRLPFVVAANGPRTMTLAARFGAGWVTTGKGGATADEWWAGIKQLTEVFDQRLDAVGRDRASIQRHLNLDSSPVFSLSSVEAFRDAVGRAGELGFTDVISHWPRSSTPYEGREAVLEQVASDVLPELH; from the coding sequence GTGCGAGTAGGCATCGTCATTCTTCCGGAAGATCGTTGGTGGGCCGCCGAGCCGAAGTGGCGCGCCGCCGAGGAGTACGGCTTCGACCACGCGTGGACGTACGACCACCTGGGCTGGCGCAACCTCGTCGACGGCCCGTGGTTCGCCGCGGTCCCGACCCTCACCGCGGCGGCGATGGTCACGTCCCGCATCCGGCTCGGCACGTTCGTGGCGTCGCCGGTCGCCCGGCACCCGGTGCCGTTCACGCGCGAACTGATCACCCTCGACGACGTCTCCGACGGCCGGTTCGTCCTCGGCGTCGGCGCGGGCGTCGACCACCTGCACTACGACGGCGCGGTCCTCGACGCCCCCGAGCTGTCGCCGAAGCAGCGCGTGGACCGCTTCACCGAGTTCGTCGAGGCGCTCGACGGGCTGCTCATGACCGACAAGTTCGACTTCGACGGCGAGTACTACCGGGCCCGCGAAGCCCGCAACCTGCCCGGCCCGGTGCAGCGCCCCCGGCTGCCGTTCGTCGTCGCGGCGAACGGCCCGCGCACGATGACGCTGGCCGCGCGCTTCGGCGCGGGCTGGGTGACGACGGGCAAGGGCGGCGCGACGGCCGACGAGTGGTGGGCCGGGATCAAGCAGCTCACCGAGGTCTTCGACCAGCGGCTGGACGCGGTGGGCCGCGACCGGGCGAGCATCCAGCGGCACCTGAACCTGGACTCGTCCCCGGTGTTCTCGCTGAGCAGCGTGGAGGCCTTCCGCGACGCCGTCGGCCGGGCGGGGGAGCTGGGCTTCACCGACGTGATCTCGCACTGGCCGCGGTCGTCGACGCCGTACGAAGGTCGCGAGGCCGTCCTGGAGCAGGTCGCGAGCGACGTCCTGCCGGAGCTGCACTAG
- a CDS encoding DUF6541 family protein, whose amino-acid sequence MPAPEDFWSYFAAVATYLAVLAVPGGVVGWAAGLRGWALAGLAPLLSYAITGLAGPWLAVVHVPYGSLSVAACTVLLAAVLYGLRRLFTARGWSTPGAEEPPVPWTRRAHLAVGACVAIATAVSIAVVVSGRGGTTAVFQRWDTVFHANGIRYIAETGDGSLTGMGTINWYPEGSFYPNAYHLVGALVYELSGTSIPVTLNAVTMPIAGLFALAMVALVRQLGGRAVFAGSAALVAGGATTGAYESVSSGLLPFALGIVLTPLAVVALQRFVVRPGVDTGAVLALSATGLLAAHSSALFGAILFAFPLVVQRWYRALRGRRVDGVAEGRPAWRLVGGDVLRMLPVMVAAGLLAAPMILGAIGFTSGSYPYHAWGSHMPLWKALAMLATFKQVLPVPQIWLTVFLAIGVFTLAALRRMRWLVLSTLGLSALFVVVACFGGEDWVISLSRPWWNDRFRLMALAAIPLCLLAAHGMSEAQRWLAKAVGSRAWVRARPWLTGRVGLASAVLLVVAMGVLTGGFYRAANAKTVSLLYYNGLPGEVVPPVSADEIEAMEKLGTLGIPADQKVLNDRLDGTAWMYALTGVHPVAGHYDAGVAPKDAVYLAQHFADYDTDPEARAAVRRLNIHYVLVGSGTIRRDTPIARGLQHLDGHDFVRPVYRNPGAVIYRIVK is encoded by the coding sequence GTGCCTGCACCCGAGGACTTCTGGAGCTACTTCGCCGCGGTGGCCACTTATCTGGCCGTGCTGGCGGTCCCCGGCGGGGTCGTCGGGTGGGCCGCCGGCCTGCGCGGCTGGGCCCTGGCCGGGCTCGCGCCGCTGCTCAGCTACGCCATCACCGGCCTGGCCGGCCCGTGGCTCGCCGTCGTGCACGTCCCGTACGGCTCGCTGAGCGTCGCCGCGTGCACCGTGCTGCTCGCCGCCGTGCTGTACGGCCTCCGCCGGCTGTTCACCGCCCGTGGCTGGTCGACGCCGGGCGCCGAGGAGCCGCCGGTGCCGTGGACGCGCCGCGCGCACCTGGCCGTCGGCGCCTGCGTCGCGATCGCGACCGCCGTCTCGATCGCCGTCGTGGTCTCCGGCCGCGGCGGGACGACCGCGGTGTTCCAGCGCTGGGACACCGTGTTCCACGCGAACGGCATCCGCTACATCGCCGAGACCGGCGACGGCTCGCTGACCGGCATGGGCACCATCAACTGGTACCCCGAAGGCTCGTTCTACCCGAACGCGTACCACCTGGTCGGCGCGCTGGTCTACGAGCTGTCCGGGACGTCGATCCCGGTCACGCTCAACGCCGTCACGATGCCGATCGCCGGGCTGTTCGCGCTGGCCATGGTCGCGCTGGTGCGCCAGCTCGGCGGCCGCGCGGTGTTCGCCGGCAGCGCCGCGCTGGTCGCGGGCGGCGCGACGACCGGGGCGTACGAGTCGGTGTCGAGCGGGCTGCTGCCGTTCGCGCTCGGCATCGTGCTGACGCCGCTGGCGGTGGTCGCGCTGCAGCGGTTCGTCGTGCGGCCGGGCGTCGACACCGGCGCCGTGCTGGCGCTGAGCGCGACCGGCCTGCTCGCCGCGCACTCGAGCGCGTTGTTCGGCGCGATCCTGTTCGCGTTCCCGCTGGTGGTGCAGCGCTGGTACCGGGCGCTGCGCGGCCGCCGCGTCGACGGCGTCGCCGAGGGACGGCCGGCGTGGCGGCTCGTCGGCGGCGACGTGCTGCGGATGCTGCCGGTGATGGTGGCGGCCGGGCTGCTGGCCGCGCCGATGATCCTCGGCGCGATCGGCTTCACGTCGGGCTCGTACCCGTACCACGCCTGGGGCTCGCACATGCCGCTGTGGAAGGCGCTGGCCATGCTGGCGACGTTCAAGCAGGTGCTGCCGGTCCCGCAGATCTGGCTGACGGTGTTCCTCGCGATCGGCGTGTTCACGCTCGCCGCGCTGCGGCGGATGCGCTGGCTGGTGCTCTCGACGCTCGGGCTGTCGGCGCTGTTCGTGGTCGTCGCCTGCTTCGGCGGCGAAGACTGGGTGATCAGCCTGTCGCGGCCCTGGTGGAACGACCGGTTCCGGCTGATGGCGCTGGCCGCGATCCCGCTGTGCCTGCTCGCCGCGCACGGCATGAGCGAGGCCCAGCGGTGGCTGGCGAAGGCCGTCGGCAGCCGCGCGTGGGTGCGGGCGCGGCCGTGGCTGACCGGCCGGGTCGGGCTGGCGTCGGCGGTGCTGCTGGTCGTCGCGATGGGCGTGCTGACCGGCGGGTTCTACCGCGCGGCCAACGCCAAGACGGTGTCGCTGCTCTACTACAACGGCCTGCCCGGCGAGGTGGTCCCGCCGGTGAGCGCGGACGAGATCGAGGCGATGGAGAAGCTGGGCACGCTCGGCATCCCCGCCGACCAGAAGGTGCTCAACGACCGGCTGGACGGCACGGCCTGGATGTACGCGCTGACCGGCGTGCACCCGGTGGCCGGCCACTACGACGCCGGCGTCGCGCCCAAGGACGCGGTCTACCTGGCCCAGCACTTCGCGGACTACGACACCGACCCCGAAGCGCGGGCGGCGGTCCGGCGGCTGAACATCCACTACGTGCTGGTGGGCAGCGGCACCATCCGCCGGGACACCCCGATCGCGCGGGGGCTGCAGCACCTGGACGGGCACGACTTCGTGCGGCCGGTCTACCGGAACCCGGGCGCCGTGATCTACCGGATCGTGAAGTAG
- a CDS encoding phosphatase PAP2 family protein, whose translation MLEKGQPTGEVAVLAKAQGFLKSEASVKAARGLSHFGEHSAGWFALGLIGAAVDKKRRKDWLVASAGVVGAHAASIAVKRVVRRPRPDHPSVEVLVGTPSKLSFPSSHATSTTAAAVLYSGLTGRNLVPALVPPMLASRLVLGVHYPTDVLAGAALGGLVGGLIRRKLKKNP comes from the coding sequence ATGCTTGAGAAGGGGCAGCCCACCGGAGAGGTGGCGGTCCTGGCCAAGGCGCAGGGCTTTCTGAAGAGTGAAGCTTCGGTGAAGGCCGCGCGCGGCCTTTCGCACTTCGGCGAGCACAGCGCCGGGTGGTTCGCCCTCGGCCTGATCGGGGCCGCGGTCGACAAGAAGCGGCGCAAGGACTGGCTGGTCGCCTCGGCCGGCGTCGTCGGCGCGCACGCCGCGTCCATCGCGGTGAAACGCGTGGTCAGGCGCCCCCGGCCGGACCACCCGAGCGTCGAGGTACTGGTCGGCACGCCGAGCAAGCTGAGCTTCCCGTCGTCGCACGCGACGTCCACTACGGCGGCGGCGGTGCTCTACTCCGGATTGACCGGGCGTAACCTGGTGCCCGCCCTGGTACCGCCGATGCTCGCCTCGCGGCTCGTGCTCGGCGTTCACTATCCGACAGACGTTTTGGCCGGTGCAGCTCTCGGGGGGCTCGTCGGTGGTCTGATACGACGGAAGCTGAAGAAGAATCCATGA
- a CDS encoding HAD family hydrolase, translating to MIASDVDGTLLGPSETLSARTIATVRRAIDAGVPFVLASGRPPRWIAPIAKPLELTGYAVCANGAVLYDCGREEILEVHGLLPPTLLHDIAHALDKALPGCRLAAERVSTGAVDHDMRNFVIEPDYHNPWGDGEGRTGPRAEVLGHPAIKLLVSHRGMSSEEMAEAVNALFDRDVDVTYSSSGGLVELSAHGITKATGLADLARRLDVDPERVIAFGDMPNDVEMLRWAGHGVAMENGHPQVLAVADEVTGPAGEDGVAQVLERWF from the coding sequence TTGATCGCGTCCGACGTCGACGGCACCCTGCTCGGCCCCTCCGAAACCCTCAGCGCCCGCACCATCGCGACCGTCCGCCGGGCGATCGACGCGGGGGTGCCGTTCGTGCTGGCCAGTGGCCGTCCGCCGCGGTGGATCGCCCCGATCGCGAAGCCGCTCGAGCTGACCGGCTACGCCGTGTGCGCGAACGGCGCCGTGCTGTACGACTGCGGCCGCGAGGAGATCCTCGAGGTGCACGGCCTGCTCCCGCCCACGCTGCTGCACGACATCGCGCACGCCCTCGACAAGGCGCTGCCCGGCTGCCGGCTGGCCGCCGAGCGCGTCAGCACCGGCGCGGTCGACCACGACATGCGCAACTTCGTGATCGAGCCGGACTACCACAACCCGTGGGGCGACGGCGAAGGCCGGACCGGGCCGCGGGCCGAGGTGCTCGGGCACCCGGCGATCAAGCTCCTGGTCAGCCACCGCGGGATGTCGTCCGAAGAGATGGCCGAAGCGGTCAACGCGCTGTTCGACCGCGACGTCGACGTGACGTACTCGTCGTCGGGCGGCCTGGTCGAGCTGTCGGCGCACGGCATCACGAAGGCGACCGGCCTGGCCGACCTCGCGCGGCGCCTGGACGTCGACCCCGAGCGGGTGATCGCGTTCGGCGACATGCCCAACGACGTCGAGATGCTGCGGTGGGCCGGCCACGGCGTCGCGATGGAGAACGGGCACCCGCAGGTGCTCGCGGTGGCCGACGAGGTCACCGGGCCGGCCGGGGAGGACGGCGTCGCGCAGGTCCTCGAGCGCTGGTTCTAG
- the glf gene encoding UDP-galactopyranose mutase — MSAHTNPAQITEDDFAGYDLVVVGSGFFGLTVAERAAAELGKKVLILERRSHLGGNAYSEAEPETGIEVHKYGAHLFHTSNKRVWEYVNRFTEFTNYQHRVFARVKDQVYSFPMNLGLINQFFGKSHTPDEARELIAKQSSEFETSAAQNLEEKAISLVGRPLYEAFIRGYTAKQWENDPKNLGENIITRLPVRYNFDNRYFNDTYEGLPVNGYTAWLEKMAEHENIEIRLNVDYFDVREHIPAGTPTVYTGPLDRYFGYSAGRFTWRTVDFESEVAQTGDYQGTSVVNYNDQEVPYTRIIEFRHFHPERDYPKDKTVIFREYSRFATEEDEPYYPINTPENREKLEAYRELAKTEAREKNVLFGGRLGTYKYLDMHMAIGSALSAFDNKIAPHLTDGAPLDGSLDA, encoded by the coding sequence GTGAGCGCGCACACGAACCCCGCACAGATTACTGAAGACGATTTCGCAGGTTACGACCTCGTCGTCGTCGGGTCCGGTTTCTTCGGCCTGACCGTCGCCGAACGGGCCGCGGCCGAGCTGGGCAAGAAGGTCCTCATCCTCGAGCGGCGCAGCCACCTCGGCGGCAACGCGTACTCCGAGGCCGAGCCCGAGACCGGGATCGAGGTGCACAAGTACGGCGCGCACCTCTTCCACACCTCGAACAAGCGCGTCTGGGAGTACGTGAACCGCTTCACCGAGTTCACGAACTACCAGCACCGCGTGTTCGCGCGGGTCAAGGACCAGGTCTACTCGTTCCCGATGAACCTGGGCCTGATCAACCAGTTCTTCGGCAAGTCCCACACGCCGGACGAGGCCCGCGAGCTGATCGCCAAGCAGTCGTCGGAGTTCGAGACCAGCGCCGCGCAGAACCTCGAGGAGAAGGCGATCTCGCTGGTCGGGCGCCCCCTCTACGAGGCGTTCATCCGCGGGTACACCGCGAAGCAGTGGGAGAACGACCCCAAGAACCTGGGCGAGAACATCATCACGCGCCTGCCGGTCCGGTACAACTTCGACAACCGGTACTTCAACGACACCTACGAGGGCCTGCCCGTCAACGGGTACACCGCGTGGCTCGAGAAGATGGCCGAGCACGAGAACATCGAGATCCGGCTGAACGTCGACTACTTCGACGTGCGCGAGCACATCCCGGCGGGCACCCCGACCGTCTACACCGGGCCGCTGGACCGCTACTTCGGCTACTCGGCGGGCCGGTTCACCTGGCGCACCGTCGACTTCGAGTCCGAGGTCGCGCAGACCGGTGACTACCAGGGCACCTCGGTCGTCAACTACAACGACCAGGAAGTCCCGTACACCCGGATCATCGAGTTCCGCCACTTCCACCCGGAGCGGGACTACCCGAAGGACAAGACGGTCATCTTCCGCGAGTACTCGCGCTTCGCGACCGAGGAAGACGAGCCGTACTACCCGATCAACACGCCGGAGAACCGCGAGAAGCTCGAGGCCTACCGCGAGCTGGCCAAGACCGAGGCGCGCGAGAAGAACGTGCTGTTCGGCGGCCGCCTCGGCACCTACAAGTACCTCGACATGCACATGGCCATCGGCTCGGCGCTGTCGGCGTTCGACAACAAGATCGCCCCGCACCTGACCGACGGCGCGCCGCTCGACGGGTCCCTCGATGCTTGA
- a CDS encoding decaprenyl-phosphate phosphoribosyltransferase: protein MSETTEQRSSEETAVTPEAPEAPETTASRGRFGLVGGVIKTARPRQWVKNVLVFAAPFFAFSKSTDRTGLLIDAIIAFVAFSLTASSVYLINDAIDVEADRAHPTKRNRPIAAGIVPVPVAYGAAVVFFLAGLGVSFFASWQLAVVLAVYEAVQLGYCFGLKHQPVVDLAIVGSGFLMRSIAGGVAGGIALSQWFLLVTAFGSLFMVAGKRYAEIMLFERTGAKIRSSLKKYSASYLRFVWATSAAILIMSYCLWAFEIRQTEHNSVWALISMVPFVVAVLRYAVDVDGGIAGEPEEIALKDRILQVLGATWVVTLFLSFYL from the coding sequence ATGAGCGAAACGACCGAGCAGCGCTCCAGTGAAGAAACGGCCGTGACTCCCGAGGCTCCGGAGGCTCCGGAGACCACCGCGTCCCGCGGTCGGTTCGGCCTGGTCGGCGGCGTCATCAAGACGGCGCGGCCGCGCCAGTGGGTGAAGAACGTCCTGGTCTTCGCGGCCCCGTTCTTCGCGTTCTCGAAGTCGACCGACCGCACCGGTCTGCTGATCGACGCGATCATCGCCTTCGTGGCCTTCTCCCTGACGGCGAGCTCGGTCTACCTGATCAACGACGCCATCGACGTCGAGGCCGACCGCGCCCACCCGACCAAGCGCAACCGGCCGATCGCGGCCGGCATCGTGCCGGTCCCCGTCGCGTACGGGGCCGCGGTCGTGTTCTTCCTGGCCGGCCTCGGCGTGTCGTTCTTCGCCAGCTGGCAGCTGGCGGTCGTGCTGGCCGTCTACGAGGCGGTCCAGCTCGGCTACTGCTTCGGCCTGAAGCACCAGCCGGTGGTCGACCTGGCCATCGTCGGCTCGGGCTTCCTGATGCGCTCGATCGCCGGTGGCGTCGCGGGCGGCATCGCGCTGTCCCAGTGGTTCCTGCTGGTCACGGCGTTCGGCTCGCTGTTCATGGTGGCGGGCAAGCGCTACGCGGAGATCATGCTGTTCGAGCGGACGGGCGCCAAGATCCGCTCGTCGCTGAAGAAGTACTCGGCCAGCTACCTGCGGTTCGTCTGGGCGACGTCGGCGGCGATCCTGATCATGTCGTACTGCCTCTGGGCGTTCGAGATCCGCCAGACCGAGCACAACTCGGTGTGGGCGCTCATCTCGATGGTCCCGTTCGTGGTGGCGGTGCTGCGCTACGCGGTCGACGTCGACGGCGGCATCGCGGGCGAGCCCGAGGAGATCGCGCTCAAGGACCGCATCCTGCAGGTCCTGGGCGCGACCTGGGTGGTCACGCTGTTCCTGTCGTTCTACCTGTAA